One window from the genome of Eucalyptus grandis isolate ANBG69807.140 chromosome 7, ASM1654582v1, whole genome shotgun sequence encodes:
- the LOC104455770 gene encoding uncharacterized protein LOC104455770, producing the protein MASTAPPQSVSPPATADLQALLDAARPFLRGELEVVDPRLPSLVATLRSVGAGECWHKNASFLEHLVDIYRILHLWQAPEAVCLCGLYHSAYSNSSDNLAIFKPNTSRDVVRSFVGNAAERLIHLYCIVPWPTLIHNDLLSHYDDSELVKNLKLSEMSLQNARENGAFKGDETWRKKVQSLLPAKGIKVKHRKTGEDVLVSRRVVAVFLMMAMADFSDQFFGFQDMLFENGDGRLEFTGNNFWALWPGDGKPGLWMNLISRMGAVYMLVAREEELFTLERKKSKSHADSELPSEERDEDIELVLPPVFDSCTRVLDTGDQIEARDKYWEAVCEASKSGGAEHYDAVERKLRESIKKNPFVGEPRVVLGQLCLGKGRYEEAEREAEAGLRLLLGWGSPWDKRMSWEAWVAWARVLLMKARERSWPDTSRGIRNLGLVWRFE; encoded by the exons ACGCCtcccctcacttgtggccaccCTCCGCTCGGTCGGTGCCGGGGAGTGCTGGCACAAAAATGCCAGCTTCCTTGAGCATCTGGTCGACATTTATCGTATCCTCCATCTCTGGCAGGCCCCTGAAGCCGTCTGCCTCTGCGGTCTCTACCACTCTGCCTACTCCAACTCCTCCGACAACCTGGCCATCTTCAAACCCAACACCAGCCGTGATGTCGTCCGCAGCTTCGTCGGCAATGCCGCTGAGCGCCTCATCCACCTCTACTGCATCGTCCCATGGCCGACCCTTATCCACAATGACCTGCTCTCCCACTATGACGACTCAGAGCTCGTTAAAAACCTGAAGCTCTCAGAGATGTCCCTCCAGAACGCCAGGGAGAATGGAGCGTTCAAAGGTGACGAGACATGGCGGAAGAAGGTCCAGTCGCTGTTGCCAGCCAAGGGGATAAAGGTGAAGCACAGAAAGACCGGAGAGGACGTGCTCGTCTCAAGGAGGGTGGTCGCAGTTTTCTTGATGATGGCCATGGCCGATTTCAGCGACCAGTTTTTTGGGTTTCAG GACATGCTGTTCGAGAATGGCGACGGACGGTTGGAGTTcaccgggaacaatttctgggCATTGTGGCCCGGGGACGGGAAGCCCGGGCTCTGGATGAACTTGATATCGAGGATGGGCGCGGTCTACATGCTCGTAGCGAGAGAGGAAGAGCTCTTCACGCtcgagaggaagaagagcaaaagCCATGCGGACTCCGAGCTGCCATCAGAAGAGCGGGATGAGGACATCGAGCTGGTGCTGCCACCGGTGTTCGACTCCTGCACACGGGTCCTCGACACGGGGGACCAGATCGAGGCGAGGGACAAGTACTGGGAAGCGGTGTGCGAGGCGAGCAAGTCCGGAGGGGCCGAGCACTACGACGCGGTGGAGCGCAAGCTGAGGGAGAGCATCAAGAAGAACCCATTCGTCGGGGAGCCGCGGGTGGTGCTGGGGCAGCTGTGCCTGGGGAAAGGGCGGTACGAGGAGGCGGAGAGGGAGGCTGAGGCCGGGCTGCGGCTGCTGCTGGGGTGGGGGAGCCCCTGGGACAAGAGGATGTCCTGGGAAGCGTGGGTGGCCTGGGCTAGGGTTTTGCTCATGAAGGCCAGAGAGAGGTCTTGGCCTGACACTTCCCGGGGTATTCGCAATCTGGGGCTCGTGTGGCGTTTTGAATAA